A part of Arachis hypogaea cultivar Tifrunner chromosome 12, arahy.Tifrunner.gnm2.J5K5, whole genome shotgun sequence genomic DNA contains:
- the LOC112726587 gene encoding uncharacterized protein isoform X3: MDSRILSSAAAQSTEREEGEWSDDEVSADVNGSHNLLQQSQVSQEQTTSGMVDGGGVASESKSSNITSESKSGNTKGPDSTIDEKSSRASVGLESNSTEQKSNIVPNSDGSIKSEASNDAQEEPSLIPKQKEVKGIEASHALRCANNPGKRKIDQRKEEMLGKKRNRQTMFLNLEDVKQAGPMKSSTPRRQNFSSPIITRTVKEVRNVPAQVERVGAAKDQKQVETSFAEGGIHADLHEPKADSNGDNSGPLGRSRRLNSETEPPAEVNLPPIPRQGSWKQPTDSRQQKNVLGSSRKLGQTGQSSNSNDVKVGNKKHAPMKKQTPVSIQPQDTSVERLIREVTSEKFWHHPEETELQCVPGRFESVEEYVRVFEPLLFEECRAQLYSTWEESMETVSRDTHIMMRVKANESRERGWYDVKLLPLHDFKWSFKEGDVAVLSSPRPGSVRSKQSSASLAQDDGEVEITGRVVGTVRRHIPIDTRDPPGAILHYYVGDSYDPIRVDDDHIIRKLQIGSIWYLTILGSLATTQREYVALHAFRRLNSQMQTAILRPSPEHFPKYEQQTPAMPECFTPNFVDYLRRTFNEPQLAAIQWAATHTAAGTSSGTTKRQEPWPFTLVQGPPGTGKTHTVWGMLNVIHLVQYQHYYTSLLKHVAPESYKQANEISSDNAPMGSIDEVLQNMNQNLLRTLPKLVPKPRMLVCAPSNAATDELLARVLDRGFIDGEMKVYRPDVARVGVDSQTRAAQAVSVERRTEQLLVKSREEVLGWMHQLKNREAQLTQQLHCLHRELNATAAAVRSQGSVGVDPDVLMARDQSRDALLQNLAAVVEGRDKVLVEMSRLALLESRFRPGSGFNLEEARASLEASFANEAEIVFTTVSSSGRKLFSRLSHGFDMVVIDEAAQASEVGVLPPLSLGAARCVLVGDPQQLPATVISKAAGTLMYSRSLFERFQQAGCPTMLLSVQYRMHPQIRDFPSRYFYQGRLTDSESVVKLPDEVYHKDPLLRPYIFYDIRHGRESHRGGSVSYQNIHEAQFCLRLYEHLQKTLKSLGMGKISVGIITPYKLQLKCLQREFEEVLNSEEGKDLYINTVDAFQGQERDVIIMSCVRASSHGVGFVADIRRMNVALTRARRALWVMGNANALVQSDDWAALITDAKSRNCYMEMDSLPKDFMVSKGPTYTPLPGKASSNMRGMRSGGQRFRGMEAHGDPRMGPPCEDDEKMGAPASFRNGNHRSSRYPMENSLDDFDHMGDKSRDSWQYGAQKKQNSAGNGGKRDV; the protein is encoded by the exons ATGGATTCACGGATACTAAGTTCAGCAGCTGCTCAATCCACAGAGAGGGAAGAAGGGGAATGGTCTGATGACGAGGTCTCTGCTGATGTAAATGGATCTCATAATTTGCTCCAACAAAGTCAAGTGTCCCAAGAGCAAACAACATCTGGAATGGTGGATGGGGGTGGAGTGGCTTCTGAAAGTAAGTCTAGCAATATTACTTCTGAAAGCAAGTCTGGTAATACTAAAGGTCCTGATAGTACAATTGATGAAAAGAGTAGCCGTGCCTCTGTAGGTCTAGAGTCAAATTCTACTGAACAGAAGAGCAACATTGTCCCAAATTCAGATGGCAGTATAAAAAGTGAAGCTTCTAATGATGCTCAAGAGGAGCCCAGTTTAATTCCTAAGCAAAAAGAAGTGAAAGGTATTGAAGCTAGTCATGCTCTTAGGTGTGCAAATAATCCTGGGAAAAGAAAGATTGACCAGCGCAAAGAGGAAATGTTGGGAAAGAAACGAAATAGACAGACTATGTTTCTTAACTTGGAAGATGTCAAGCAGGCAGGTCCTATGAAATCTTCAACACCAAGAAGGCAGAATTTTTCATCCCCTATTATAACTCGTACCGTAAAGGAGGTCCGTAATGTTCCTGCACAAGTTGAGCGTGTTGGAGCAGCTAAGGATCAGAAACAGGTTGAGACATCTTTTGCTGAAGGTGGCATCCATGCTGACTTACATGAACCTAAAGCTGATTCTAATGGTGATAATTCTGGACCACTTGGTAGGTCTAGGAGGCTAAACAGTGAGACGGAACCTCCGGCAGAGGTTAATTTACCACCCATTCCAAGACAGGGTTCATGGAAACAACCAACAGATTCAAGACAGCAGAAGAATGTACTTGGTTCAAGTAGGAAGTTGGGACAGACTGGTCAAAGCTCCAACTCCAATGATGTCAAGGTGGGAAACAAAAAACATGCTCCTATGAAGAAGCAGACTCCTGTCAGCATCCAGCCCCAAGACACATCTGTTGAACGCCTTATACGGGAGGTTACCAGTGAAAAATTTTGGCACCACCCAG AGGAAACTGAGCTACAATGTGTCCCTGGACGGTTTGAGTCAGTCGAAGAGTATGTCAGAGTATTTGAACCTTTACTCTTTGAGGAATGTCGGGCTCAATTATACAGTACATGGGAAGAATCAATGGAGACAGTATCAAGGGATACTCATATTATGATGAGAGTAAAAGCAAATGAATCAAGAGAAAGAG GATGGTATGATGTGAAACTACTTCCattacatgatttcaaatggtcaTTTAAGGAGGGAGATGTTGCAGTCCTATCATCTCCTAGGCCTGGATCAG TCAGGTCCAAGCAGAGCAGTGCATCTTTAGCTCAGGATGATGGGGAAGTGGAAATCACTGGACGAGTGGTTGGAACAGTTAGGCGACACATACCAATTGATACCCGTGATCCTCCTGGTGCAATTCTCCATTATTATGTTGGGGACTCTTATGATCCTATCAG GGTTGATGATGATCATATCATACGAAAACTTCAAATCGGAAGCATTTGGTATCTCACGATACTTGGCTCCCTTGCTACCACACAGAGGGAGTATGTTGCTCTACATGCATTTCGTCGCTTAAATTCACAG ATGCAAACTGCTATCCTTCGGCCTAGTCCTGAACACTTCCCTAAATATGAGCAGCAGACCCCAGCCATGCCTGAATGCTTTACACCAAACTTTGTTGATTATCTTCGTAGGACCTTTAATGAACCCCAGTTGGCAGCAATCCAATGGGCTGCTACGCATACAGCTGCTGGTACAAGTAGTGGAACAACAAAAAGGCAAGAACCGTGGCCCTTTACCCTTGTTCAGGGACCTCCAGGAACAGGAAAGACGCATACTGTATGGGGAATGTTGAATGTGATTCACCTTGTGCAGTATCAGCATTACTACACTTCCTTGCTTAAGCATGTAGCCCCGgaaagctacaagcaagctaatgaGATCAGTTCAGATAATGCACCCATGGGATCTATTGATGAAGTTCTTCAAAACATGAACCAGAATCTCTTGCGTACTTTGCCTAAGTTGGTCCCCAAACCTAGAATGTTGGTTTGTGCTCCATCTAATGCTGCCACTGATGAGCTTCTTGCTCGTGTCCTTGATCGTGGATTTATTGATGGTGAGATGAAAGTATATCGACCTGATGTGGCTCGAGTTGGGGTTGATTCTCAGACACGTGCTGCCCAAGCAGTTTCTGTTGAACGTAGAACTGAACAGCTTTTGGTCAAGAGTCGGGAGGAAGTTCTTGGATGGATGCATCAGTTAAAGAATCGCGAGGCTCAGTTGACTCAGCAGTTACATTGTCTTCATAGAGAACTTAATGCTACTGCCGCTGCAGTTCGTTCCCAAGGATCTGTTGGTGTAGACCCTGATGTTCTCATGGCCAGGGATCAGAGTCGGGATGCTCTACTGCAAAATCTTGCTGCTGTAGTTGAAGGAAGGGACAAGGTTTTAGTTGAGATGTCTCGCCTTGCCCTTTTGGAAAGTAGGTTCCGACCTGGTAGTGGTTTCAATTTGGAAGAGGCCCGTGCCAGTTTGGAGGCCAGTTTTGCCAATGAAGCAGAGATAGTTTTCACTACAGTTTCCAGCAGTGGTCGCAAGTTGTTCTCTCGTCTTTCCCATGGCTTTGATATGGTGGTCATTGACGAGGCAGCTCAAGCCAGTGAGGTGGGAGTTCTGCCTCCCCTCTCTCTTGGTGCAGCTCGATGTGTTCTGGTCGGGGATCCTCAGCAGCTTCCTGCTACAGTTATTAGCAAGGCTGCTGGAACATTGATGTACAGTAGGAGTCTTTTTGAGAGATTCCAACAAGCAGGTTGCCCGACAATGTTGTTGTCTGTGCAGTATAGAATGCATCCCCAAATTCGAGATTTCCCTTCTAGGTACTTCTATCAGGGGCGCCTTACTGACAGTGAAAGCGTGGTTAAATTGCCTGATGAGGTATACCACAAGGACCCTTTACTTAGACCTTATATATTCTATGATATCAGACATGGACGGGAGTCTCACAGGGGTGGATCAGTCTCTTATCAAAACATACATGAAGCACAATTTTGTCTCCGATTGTATGAGCATCTTCAGAAAACTTTGAAATCTTTGGGTATGGGAAAGATTAGTGTTGGCATAATTACTCCTTACAAGCTGCAGCTGAAATGCCTCCAGCGTGAATTTGAGGAAGTCTTAAATTCAGAAGAAGGGAAGGACCTATATATTAATACTGTAGATGCTTTCCAAGGTCAAGAACGAGATGTCATTATAATGTCGTGTGTGCGTGCTTCTAGTCATGGTGTTGGCTTTGTTGCAGATATTAGACGGATGAATGTTGCACTTACACGTGCAAGGAGGGCACTTTGG GTCATGGGAAATGCAAATGCTCTGGTACAATCTGATGATTGGGCTGCGTTGATTACTGATGCAAAATCCCGAAATTGCTATATGGAGATGGACTCCCTTCCGAAGGACTTTATGGTATCGAAGGGACCTACTTACACGCCACTGCCTGGTAAGGCTTCCTCAAATATGAGGGGCATGAGATCAGGTGGACAAAGGTTTAGAGGAATGGAGGCGCATGGGGATCCCAGGATGGGCCCACCATGTGAAGATGATGAAAAGATGGGTGCACCAGCAAGCTTCAGAAATGGAAATCATCGATCATCAAGATATCCAATGGAGAATTCTTTAGACGATTTTGACCATATGGGCGATAAATCCAGAGATTCCTGGCAGTATGGTGCACAGAAGAAGCAGAACTCTGCTGGAAATGGGGGAAAGAGAGATGTGTAA
- the LOC112726587 gene encoding uncharacterized protein isoform X4 → MDSRILSSAAAQSTEREEGEWSDDEVSADVNGSHNLLQQSQVSQEQTTSGMVDGGGVASESLESNSTEQKSNIVPNSDGSIKSEASNDAQEEPSLIPKQKEVKGIEASHALRCANNPGKRKIDQRKEEMLGKKRNRQTMFLNLEDVKQAGPMKSSTPRRQNFSSPIITRTVKEVRNVPAQVERVGAAKDQKQVETSFAEGGIHADLHEPKADSNGDNSGPLGRSRRLNSETEPPAEVNLPPIPRQGSWKQPTDSRQQKNVLGSSRKLGQTGQSSNSNDVKVGNKKHAPMKKQTPVSIQPQDTSVERLIREVTSEKFWHHPEETELQCVPGRFESVEEYVRVFEPLLFEECRAQLYSTWEESMETVSRDTHIMMRVKANESRERGWYDVKLLPLHDFKWSFKEGDVAVLSSPRPGSVRSKQSSASLAQDDGEVEITGRVVGTVRRHIPIDTRDPPGAILHYYVGDSYDPIRVDDDHIIRKLQIGSIWYLTILGSLATTQREYVALHAFRRLNSQMQTAILRPSPEHFPKYEQQTPAMPECFTPNFVDYLRRTFNEPQLAAIQWAATHTAAGTSSGTTKRQEPWPFTLVQGPPGTGKTHTVWGMLNVIHLVQYQHYYTSLLKHVAPESYKQANEISSDNAPMGSIDEVLQNMNQNLLRTLPKLVPKPRMLVCAPSNAATDELLARVLDRGFIDGEMKVYRPDVARVGVDSQTRAAQAVSVERRTEQLLVKSREEVLGWMHQLKNREAQLTQQLHCLHRELNATAAAVRSQGSVGVDPDVLMARDQSRDALLQNLAAVVEGRDKVLVEMSRLALLESRFRPGSGFNLEEARASLEASFANEAEIVFTTVSSSGRKLFSRLSHGFDMVVIDEAAQASEVGVLPPLSLGAARCVLVGDPQQLPATVISKAAGTLMYSRSLFERFQQAGCPTMLLSVQYRMHPQIRDFPSRYFYQGRLTDSESVVKLPDEVYHKDPLLRPYIFYDIRHGRESHRGGSVSYQNIHEAQFCLRLYEHLQKTLKSLGMGKISVGIITPYKLQLKCLQREFEEVLNSEEGKDLYINTVDAFQGQERDVIIMSCVRASSHGVGFVADIRRMNVALTRARRALWVMGNANALVQSDDWAALITDAKSRNCYMEMDSLPKDFMVSKGPTYTPLPGKASSNMRGMRSGGQRFRGMEAHGDPRMGPPCEDDEKMGAPASFRNGNHRSSRYPMENSLDDFDHMGDKSRDSWQYGAQKKQNSAGNGGKRDV, encoded by the exons ATGGATTCACGGATACTAAGTTCAGCAGCTGCTCAATCCACAGAGAGGGAAGAAGGGGAATGGTCTGATGACGAGGTCTCTGCTGATGTAAATGGATCTCATAATTTGCTCCAACAAAGTCAAGTGTCCCAAGAGCAAACAACATCTGGAATGGTGGATGGGGGTGGAGTGGCTTCTGAAA GTCTAGAGTCAAATTCTACTGAACAGAAGAGCAACATTGTCCCAAATTCAGATGGCAGTATAAAAAGTGAAGCTTCTAATGATGCTCAAGAGGAGCCCAGTTTAATTCCTAAGCAAAAAGAAGTGAAAGGTATTGAAGCTAGTCATGCTCTTAGGTGTGCAAATAATCCTGGGAAAAGAAAGATTGACCAGCGCAAAGAGGAAATGTTGGGAAAGAAACGAAATAGACAGACTATGTTTCTTAACTTGGAAGATGTCAAGCAGGCAGGTCCTATGAAATCTTCAACACCAAGAAGGCAGAATTTTTCATCCCCTATTATAACTCGTACCGTAAAGGAGGTCCGTAATGTTCCTGCACAAGTTGAGCGTGTTGGAGCAGCTAAGGATCAGAAACAGGTTGAGACATCTTTTGCTGAAGGTGGCATCCATGCTGACTTACATGAACCTAAAGCTGATTCTAATGGTGATAATTCTGGACCACTTGGTAGGTCTAGGAGGCTAAACAGTGAGACGGAACCTCCGGCAGAGGTTAATTTACCACCCATTCCAAGACAGGGTTCATGGAAACAACCAACAGATTCAAGACAGCAGAAGAATGTACTTGGTTCAAGTAGGAAGTTGGGACAGACTGGTCAAAGCTCCAACTCCAATGATGTCAAGGTGGGAAACAAAAAACATGCTCCTATGAAGAAGCAGACTCCTGTCAGCATCCAGCCCCAAGACACATCTGTTGAACGCCTTATACGGGAGGTTACCAGTGAAAAATTTTGGCACCACCCAG AGGAAACTGAGCTACAATGTGTCCCTGGACGGTTTGAGTCAGTCGAAGAGTATGTCAGAGTATTTGAACCTTTACTCTTTGAGGAATGTCGGGCTCAATTATACAGTACATGGGAAGAATCAATGGAGACAGTATCAAGGGATACTCATATTATGATGAGAGTAAAAGCAAATGAATCAAGAGAAAGAG GATGGTATGATGTGAAACTACTTCCattacatgatttcaaatggtcaTTTAAGGAGGGAGATGTTGCAGTCCTATCATCTCCTAGGCCTGGATCAG TCAGGTCCAAGCAGAGCAGTGCATCTTTAGCTCAGGATGATGGGGAAGTGGAAATCACTGGACGAGTGGTTGGAACAGTTAGGCGACACATACCAATTGATACCCGTGATCCTCCTGGTGCAATTCTCCATTATTATGTTGGGGACTCTTATGATCCTATCAG GGTTGATGATGATCATATCATACGAAAACTTCAAATCGGAAGCATTTGGTATCTCACGATACTTGGCTCCCTTGCTACCACACAGAGGGAGTATGTTGCTCTACATGCATTTCGTCGCTTAAATTCACAG ATGCAAACTGCTATCCTTCGGCCTAGTCCTGAACACTTCCCTAAATATGAGCAGCAGACCCCAGCCATGCCTGAATGCTTTACACCAAACTTTGTTGATTATCTTCGTAGGACCTTTAATGAACCCCAGTTGGCAGCAATCCAATGGGCTGCTACGCATACAGCTGCTGGTACAAGTAGTGGAACAACAAAAAGGCAAGAACCGTGGCCCTTTACCCTTGTTCAGGGACCTCCAGGAACAGGAAAGACGCATACTGTATGGGGAATGTTGAATGTGATTCACCTTGTGCAGTATCAGCATTACTACACTTCCTTGCTTAAGCATGTAGCCCCGgaaagctacaagcaagctaatgaGATCAGTTCAGATAATGCACCCATGGGATCTATTGATGAAGTTCTTCAAAACATGAACCAGAATCTCTTGCGTACTTTGCCTAAGTTGGTCCCCAAACCTAGAATGTTGGTTTGTGCTCCATCTAATGCTGCCACTGATGAGCTTCTTGCTCGTGTCCTTGATCGTGGATTTATTGATGGTGAGATGAAAGTATATCGACCTGATGTGGCTCGAGTTGGGGTTGATTCTCAGACACGTGCTGCCCAAGCAGTTTCTGTTGAACGTAGAACTGAACAGCTTTTGGTCAAGAGTCGGGAGGAAGTTCTTGGATGGATGCATCAGTTAAAGAATCGCGAGGCTCAGTTGACTCAGCAGTTACATTGTCTTCATAGAGAACTTAATGCTACTGCCGCTGCAGTTCGTTCCCAAGGATCTGTTGGTGTAGACCCTGATGTTCTCATGGCCAGGGATCAGAGTCGGGATGCTCTACTGCAAAATCTTGCTGCTGTAGTTGAAGGAAGGGACAAGGTTTTAGTTGAGATGTCTCGCCTTGCCCTTTTGGAAAGTAGGTTCCGACCTGGTAGTGGTTTCAATTTGGAAGAGGCCCGTGCCAGTTTGGAGGCCAGTTTTGCCAATGAAGCAGAGATAGTTTTCACTACAGTTTCCAGCAGTGGTCGCAAGTTGTTCTCTCGTCTTTCCCATGGCTTTGATATGGTGGTCATTGACGAGGCAGCTCAAGCCAGTGAGGTGGGAGTTCTGCCTCCCCTCTCTCTTGGTGCAGCTCGATGTGTTCTGGTCGGGGATCCTCAGCAGCTTCCTGCTACAGTTATTAGCAAGGCTGCTGGAACATTGATGTACAGTAGGAGTCTTTTTGAGAGATTCCAACAAGCAGGTTGCCCGACAATGTTGTTGTCTGTGCAGTATAGAATGCATCCCCAAATTCGAGATTTCCCTTCTAGGTACTTCTATCAGGGGCGCCTTACTGACAGTGAAAGCGTGGTTAAATTGCCTGATGAGGTATACCACAAGGACCCTTTACTTAGACCTTATATATTCTATGATATCAGACATGGACGGGAGTCTCACAGGGGTGGATCAGTCTCTTATCAAAACATACATGAAGCACAATTTTGTCTCCGATTGTATGAGCATCTTCAGAAAACTTTGAAATCTTTGGGTATGGGAAAGATTAGTGTTGGCATAATTACTCCTTACAAGCTGCAGCTGAAATGCCTCCAGCGTGAATTTGAGGAAGTCTTAAATTCAGAAGAAGGGAAGGACCTATATATTAATACTGTAGATGCTTTCCAAGGTCAAGAACGAGATGTCATTATAATGTCGTGTGTGCGTGCTTCTAGTCATGGTGTTGGCTTTGTTGCAGATATTAGACGGATGAATGTTGCACTTACACGTGCAAGGAGGGCACTTTGG GTCATGGGAAATGCAAATGCTCTGGTACAATCTGATGATTGGGCTGCGTTGATTACTGATGCAAAATCCCGAAATTGCTATATGGAGATGGACTCCCTTCCGAAGGACTTTATGGTATCGAAGGGACCTACTTACACGCCACTGCCTGGTAAGGCTTCCTCAAATATGAGGGGCATGAGATCAGGTGGACAAAGGTTTAGAGGAATGGAGGCGCATGGGGATCCCAGGATGGGCCCACCATGTGAAGATGATGAAAAGATGGGTGCACCAGCAAGCTTCAGAAATGGAAATCATCGATCATCAAGATATCCAATGGAGAATTCTTTAGACGATTTTGACCATATGGGCGATAAATCCAGAGATTCCTGGCAGTATGGTGCACAGAAGAAGCAGAACTCTGCTGGAAATGGGGGAAAGAGAGATGTGTAA